The Sphaerochaeta sp. genome segment AACTGATGTGGGATATGCTGATGGCCCCGGATGTGAAGATGCAGACGCTGAACGTGTTGATGACCACCCAGTTCAAGCCCATGGGCAACCTGCCCGGGCCGATGTATGCCGCTTCGGTGATTCTGACCACTCCTGTGGTTGTCTTGTTCCTGATCTTCTCCCGCAATTTCAAGGAGGGGATCGCCATGCAGTTTAAATAAAAGAGGTCTGTCCATGTGTGTGATGCGAATGAAGGAAAATCCCTTGCTTGTCTGTGCCGACGTGAAGCCGTCCCGCCCCGATTTTACCGTGGTCGGGGTGTTCAACTGCGGTGGGGTACGTACGGAAGAAGGGGTGACGTTGGTCTGCAGAGTCGCCGAGATGTGCTCTGACCGTGGGGATGGTGTCATCCGGATCCCCCATGTCGAAACGGGTGGTACAATTGGCGCAATGGAGTTCAACCGGAGCGACCCGCGCTATGATTTTACCGATCCACGGGCAATCGTGGAACGGGATGGAAGACGGGTGGCGGCCCTTTCCAGCATGTCCAGTTTGCGCAGGGCGTTTGCGCCGGATGGTGTCCATTTCGTCTGCGATGATACGCCGTTGTTCCCGTTGGATCCCCGAAGCGAGGAATGGGGTGCCGAGGATCCCAGGATCACACGGCTTGAGGATGGGCAGTACGCCATGACCTATTCGTCGGTGAGCCGTAACGGAGTGGGGGTGTCGCTTGCATTGAGTGACGATTTGGTCACCTGGAACCGCCAAGGGATGATCCTCCCGCCGGCAAACAAGGATACGGTGATTTTCCCCAAGAAGATTGATGGAACGTGGTGGATGCTTCACCGCCCGATCCTGGATGGTTTGGGCGCTTCGGACATCTGGATCGCCTCATCTTCCGACCTGGTCCACTGGGGTGGCCACCAACATCTTGCCGGATGCCGTACCGGACAGCCGTGGGAGATGCGGAAGATCGGGGCGGGGGCGCACCCGATGGAGGTGGATGCCGGTTGGCTGGTGCTGTACCACGGGGTGGATGAGAAGGAGCACTACCGGGTTGGGGCGTTGCTGTTGGATAAACAGGATCCGAGGAGCGTGTTGGCCCGTACTCCACAACCCATCTTCCAGCCGGAAGAACCCTATGAGCGCAATGGATTCTTCTCCAACACCGTTTTTCCCTGCGCGGCATGGATTGAAGGTGACGAGGTGGTGACGTACTACGGCGGAGCAGACAGCTGTGTCTGTGGTGCCCGCCTGTCGCTTTCCGATATCATGGATTCGTTGGTGTATGGGAGGCGCGCGCTGTGACGTACCGCGTCGCTTCGTTGCTTTCCGCCCACCGTGCATCCTCGGAGATCTCCTCCATCCAGAGGATGCACGTGCAGGGGCTGGATGGTGCGGATGCGTACAATCCCGCCCGTCCGTTGCTAATCGGGGGAAAATGTCTGTTGCCGGTCCGCGTGGAGCCTCGTTCGAGCGAAGATTCCCACGTTCGGTTTCTTGCCAGGCAAACGGATGGCAGTTGGAAGGTGGCGGATGATCTTCCTGCCTTCCGGTTGCAGGACCCGTTCTGGTGCCGGATCGGAGAAAAACTGGTGTTCGGTGGCGTCCATGTGGACTTCTCTCCGTCCGGAACGGTACTGGGATGGCGGACAGACTTTTTGATTGGTCGGACGATCACCACGTTGAAGCTCTGGTTCTCCGGTCCGAAAGGAATGAAGGATATCCGGCTTTGCCCGTTGCCTGAGGGACGTGTGGCGGTGTTCTCCCGTCCGCAAGGCGCGGTGGGGGGCCGGGGGCAGATCGGGTTCACCGTCGCTCCCTCGTTGGATGCGGTTCCTGAGACGATTTCCCAGGCTCCGCTTCTTGGGCTGTTTGATCCGGATGAGTGGGGTGGCGTCAACCAGGCGGTGTTGCTGAAAGATGGGACGATCGGGGTGCTGGGGCATATCGCGTGCTTCTCTCCGGATGGAGCCCGGCACTACTATCCCATGGCTTTTACGTTGGCCCCCCGCAGTGCTTCCTTGGTCGTCGAACCTCGGATCCTCATCGAGCGGAGAGAGTTGCTTCCTGGACCTGCCAAGCGTCCGGATCTTGCGGATGTGTTGTTCCCCGGAGGGATGGAGAACGCAGGTTCCCGGATCCGGCTGTACCTTGGGGTAAGTGATGTGGATATCCAGACGGCACTGGTGCCGGATCCTTTCGCCTGACCTCTTCTTCACTCCTCTAGACATTCTTTGGGAGGTGGGGTATGCTTGGTGATAGCGCCTTTGTTCTTATAGTGAACGTAAACCTCTACGGAGAAATAAGATAAATGAGTATCATTAAGCCCCATAAACTTGGTGTCATCGCCGGCCCCGGCAGTGAGTATTTCACCGGAAAGGTGGTAAAGCACCTGCGCCGCTTGTATCTGGAGCGGTATGAGAAGCTTTCCGCCGCGCTGGCGCGCCGCCATGGCATGACGGAGGAGGAGATCCTCAAGACGGTCACCCTGATGGATGACCTGAACAGCAAGAGCATCCCCAAATCCAAGTGCCCGACGACATTCCAGGTTCCCGATTTTACCGTCAAGGTGAAGTACACCAAGTTCGCCAATGGGGAGGAGAAGGCGGAGATTCTGGATCCGGTCAGAGGACTGAGGGTCTACATCATCTACGATATGGCCAACGAGGAACCGATCCAGGTGGCGGGGTGTGACCAACCGGTCAAGCTCTCCGTCAACGATCATCTGATGTTCCTGTTCACTACGGTCAATGCCGTGCAGTTGGCCGGCGCTGATTCCATCACGTTGGTGCTTCCCACCTATCCGTACGCCCGCCAGCACAAGAAGGCGTCACGCGAGGCGTTGACGGCCAGCATGTTCGGCCATATGTGCGAGATGCTCGGTGTGGAGCGGATCATCACGCTGGACATCCACAGCAGGGAGATCGAGAACAGTTTCACCCATCTGAAGCTGGAGAACCTCCACGGTTCGTACCAGACGTTGATCGCCCTGCACAAGATCATCGATTTCAACGACCCCGACCTGGTGGTCGTCTCTCCGGATACCGGAGCCGTTTCCCGCAACAAGTTCTACGCCCAGGCGTTGCATCGCCCATTGGCCATGCTGTACAAGGAGCGGGATTATTCCGTCGTCTCCACCAGCGCAAAGACGAGCAACATCAAGAGCATCAACCTGCTAGGGGATGTGCGTGGCAAGACGGTGCTGATGGCCGACGACATGATCGCCACCGGTGGCACGATGCTGCTGGCCATGCGCGAGCTGAAGAACCTTGGGGCGAAGAAGATCATCTGTATGATCAGCCTGCCGTTCTTCAACGCCGGCGCGGTGGATACGTTCGACCAGGCGTACAAGGAAGGGGTGTTCTACCGGATCATCGGGACCAACGCCGTCTACCATGGACACGACCTCCTGGACAAGGAGTGGTACGTGCAGGCGGACATCACCGAATTGTTCGCCCGGATCATCAGCCGTCTGCACCATGGCCGGTCGATCAGTCCGTTGCTGGACAACCGTAAATTCATTCAGATTCTCATTGATAACAGCCAACAGGGAACCGCCCCGGCCGCTGATGAGGCAGCGAGCGCTACGAACCCGGATCACGCTGAGTGATCGGCATGATCCGGGTCATTCCACTTCATGGACCACGTCGTTGACGTACGGCCCATGATGCTTTTTCCTATGCGGATTTCAGGAGTGTAGCGTTATGCAAATGTCTCGTCGTATTACTGGTTTCCAATGTTCCCCCATCAGAAGGTTGTCCCCATATGCCAGGCTGGCCGAGCTGGAGGGAAAGCACGTCTATCATTTGAAT includes the following:
- a CDS encoding glycoside hydrolase family 130 protein; the protein is MRMKENPLLVCADVKPSRPDFTVVGVFNCGGVRTEEGVTLVCRVAEMCSDRGDGVIRIPHVETGGTIGAMEFNRSDPRYDFTDPRAIVERDGRRVAALSSMSSLRRAFAPDGVHFVCDDTPLFPLDPRSEEWGAEDPRITRLEDGQYAMTYSSVSRNGVGVSLALSDDLVTWNRQGMILPPANKDTVIFPKKIDGTWWMLHRPILDGLGASDIWIASSSDLVHWGGHQHLAGCRTGQPWEMRKIGAGAHPMEVDAGWLVLYHGVDEKEHYRVGALLLDKQDPRSVLARTPQPIFQPEEPYERNGFFSNTVFPCAAWIEGDEVVTYYGGADSCVCGARLSLSDIMDSLVYGRRAL
- a CDS encoding DUF1861 family protein, whose product is MTYRVASLLSAHRASSEISSIQRMHVQGLDGADAYNPARPLLIGGKCLLPVRVEPRSSEDSHVRFLARQTDGSWKVADDLPAFRLQDPFWCRIGEKLVFGGVHVDFSPSGTVLGWRTDFLIGRTITTLKLWFSGPKGMKDIRLCPLPEGRVAVFSRPQGAVGGRGQIGFTVAPSLDAVPETISQAPLLGLFDPDEWGGVNQAVLLKDGTIGVLGHIACFSPDGARHYYPMAFTLAPRSASLVVEPRILIERRELLPGPAKRPDLADVLFPGGMENAGSRIRLYLGVSDVDIQTALVPDPFA
- the prs gene encoding ribose-phosphate diphosphokinase — its product is MSIIKPHKLGVIAGPGSEYFTGKVVKHLRRLYLERYEKLSAALARRHGMTEEEILKTVTLMDDLNSKSIPKSKCPTTFQVPDFTVKVKYTKFANGEEKAEILDPVRGLRVYIIYDMANEEPIQVAGCDQPVKLSVNDHLMFLFTTVNAVQLAGADSITLVLPTYPYARQHKKASREALTASMFGHMCEMLGVERIITLDIHSREIENSFTHLKLENLHGSYQTLIALHKIIDFNDPDLVVVSPDTGAVSRNKFYAQALHRPLAMLYKERDYSVVSTSAKTSNIKSINLLGDVRGKTVLMADDMIATGGTMLLAMRELKNLGAKKIICMISLPFFNAGAVDTFDQAYKEGVFYRIIGTNAVYHGHDLLDKEWYVQADITELFARIISRLHHGRSISPLLDNRKFIQILIDNSQQGTAPAADEAASATNPDHAE